Proteins encoded in a region of the Oligoflexus sp. genome:
- a CDS encoding 2OG-Fe(II) oxygenase gives MPRYIKQFSQALTAEHCQALIDRFEKDPRVQVDPQPEYSTRSYLNISQQFDWLREVQKVTQLADPLLAEFFRLPEGYRAAEPKEWLNDGFVIARYRPGDICALHDDYQSPVPPANGLRLATMIFFLNDVDEGGELHFPAQDVKVKPRQGQAVVFPAQLTHPHEVLPPKTTRYVLQTWVIDPQLVVLEREIFEELTGQLQ, from the coding sequence ATGCCACGCTATATCAAGCAATTTTCCCAGGCACTTACTGCCGAACACTGTCAGGCCCTGATCGACCGTTTCGAAAAGGACCCGCGCGTCCAGGTCGATCCCCAGCCCGAGTACAGCACCCGTTCTTATTTGAATATATCGCAGCAGTTCGATTGGCTGCGCGAGGTCCAAAAGGTCACCCAGCTGGCCGATCCGCTTCTCGCGGAGTTTTTCCGCCTGCCTGAAGGCTATCGTGCGGCCGAGCCCAAGGAATGGCTGAATGATGGCTTTGTCATCGCCCGCTATCGGCCGGGTGATATCTGCGCTCTGCATGACGATTATCAAAGTCCCGTGCCTCCGGCCAATGGCCTGCGGCTGGCCACCATGATCTTCTTTCTGAATGATGTGGACGAAGGCGGCGAGCTGCATTTTCCCGCACAGGATGTGAAGGTCAAACCTCGTCAGGGTCAGGCCGTGGTGTTCCCAGCCCAGCTCACCCATCCGCACGAGGTTTTGCCGCCGAAGACCACGCGTTACGTCCTGCAGACCTGGGTCATCGACCCGCAGCTCGTCGTGCTCGAACGCGAGATTTTTGAAGAGCTGACCGGCCAACTCCAATAA